The DNA window AGATATTGAGCGCAGGGTTTATCAGCAGCAAAGGCAGTTGGATGAATTGCAACAAACCAGGGGTAGGCAATCACAACGACTGGATGAATTGAATGCGGATCTGGCAAAGGTTATAAAGGCTGCGTATGGTTTGGGTCGTCAGGGACGTTTGCGTTTGTTGTTGAGTAGTGAAGATCCTGCTGTGTTGGCACGTAATCAAATTTATTTTAATTATGTGGCGGATAGTCAGGCTGCTTTGATCAAAGAGATAGAACAAGGCATGGAGGCATTGTATAGTACGGAAAGTCATATTGTTGCAGGGAAGGAAAGCTTGCAGGAATTAAAGCGTAACAAGCTGGCAAAGCGTAATGACTTGCAGCAACAGCGGGCGCGTCGTCAGCAGTTGTTACAGGTGTTACGCAAGGATCTTGGTCAGCAGGAAAATATACTGGAGCGTTTATTGGCCAACGAAAGGCAATTGCAGGCGCTGGTGGATGAGTTGCAGTCTTTATCGTTAGAGGAAATGGAGCTACGCGAACAAGGCTCTTTTCGTGATATGAAAGGGCAGTTATCCCGACCATTAAGAGGGGAATTGTTACAGCACTTTGGCCGGCAACGTCAGGGTAGTGGTTTAGCCGCAAAGGGTGTGGTGATTCAGGCTGATGCTGGCAGTGCAGTGCATGCTATATTTAATGGTCGTGTTGTATTTGCCGATTGGCTACGTGGATTTGGCATGTTGATTATTATTGATCATGGTAGTGAATTTATGAGCCTGTATGGGCAGAATCAAAGCCTGTATAAAGAGGTAGGTGAGTGGGTCATGAGTGGTGAGGAAATCGCAGGTGTTGGGGATGGCGGTGTATCGGCACAACAAGGGTTGTATTTTGAGTTACGAGAAAAAGGCAGGCCTGTTAATCCTCAAGGCTGGTGGGTAACAGATTAGCCTGTGGATTCAGGTATTAATTTAAGGAAATGGTTAAGGGTATGAGATTAAAGACACAGAAATTATTATTCATATTGACAGGCGTTGTACTGGGAGCTTCCTTGAGTATAGGAAGTGGTGTGCTGGCAGAGCGTGATAATGGTCCGGCAGCATTACCATTGAAAGAGCTTAGAGAGTTTAGTGATGTCTTTAATCGTATCAAGAGTGATTATGTTGAAGAGGTTGATGATAAGGAGCTTTTGGAGAATGCTATTCGAGGCATGTTATCCGGGCTAGATCCACACTCAAACTACCTTGATACAGAAGAGTTTGAAGAATTACGTGTTGGTACTACAGGTGAGTTTGGTGGCCTGGGTATTGAAGTGGGCATGGAGGATGGTTTTGTTCGTGTGGTTTCGCCTATTGATGACACGCCAGCACAAAAGGCAGGTATGCAGTCGGGTGATCTGATTATTCGTCTTGATGATACCCCGGTTAAAGGTATGACCTTGCGTGATGCAGTGAAGATTATGCGTGGTGAGCCAGGCGAACCTATTATGTTGACCGTGGTACGAGAAGGTGTGGAACGACCATTAAAGGTAGAGATTATTCGTGCCATTATTAAGGTGCGTAGTGTCAAGAGCCGAGTCCTGGAAGATGGTTATGCCTATGTGCGTATCTCTCAATTTCAGTCAAAGACAGCAAAAAATCTGGATGAAGAGCTGGAGAAACTAAAAGAAGAGATGGGTGAGATCAGCGGTATGATCCTGGATCTGAGGAATAATCCGGGCGGTGTCCTGAACGGTGCCGTGGATGTCTCGGATGCCTTTTTGCAGAAAGGCTTGATCGTTTATACGGAAGGTCGAATTGATGATTCGCTGATGCGTTTTAATGCCAAGCCGGGGGATCTGCTGGATGGTGCCCCACTAGTCGTATTGGTTAATCAGGGTTCCGCATCGGCATCAGAGATCGTTGCAGGTGCCTTGCAGGATCATAAGCGCGCACTTGTTGTGGGTCGGAAAACCTTTGGTAAGGGATCGGTGCAAACCATTATGCCCCTGAGTCCGGAAACCGCAGTGAAGATGACGACAGCAAGATACTTTACGCCATCGGGTCGCTCGATACAGGCGGAAGGGATTGTGCCGGATATTACCTTTGAAAAATTAAAGGTAACCGTTGTTAAAACACCTTTCAAGGCGGTACGTGAGGCAGATTTAACGGGACACCTGGAGCATAAGAATTCAGAAAATGGTGATGCTGATATCGAGGCTGATAAAGGCAGGAAGAAGGGAAAGGTCAAAAATAAAGATAAAGATGATACTGTGAATAAGGATGATGCAACGGATAAGGATGAAGAGAAGGAGAACACCCTGGCAAAGACCGATTACCAGCTTTATGAGGCACTTAATCTATTGAAGGGTCTGGTTATTTATAAAGAGAGTCTTAATTGAGAAAAGTGTGTATAGCACTAGCTAGGGTGCGTATTACGCACCATAAAATTTTATTATTTTTATACTGTTTACTGGCTCCCAGTTTATTATCGGCGCAGCCAGCGGTAATTAGTATTATCCTGGATGATATGGGTGGGCATCTCGATGCAGCTCGTCGTGTATTACAATTACCGGGGCCGGTTGCCTGTTCCTTCCTGCCTTTGGCACCCTATACCCGCCAGCTTGCACAAGAGGCTTATGTGCAGAACAAAGAGGTCTTGTTACATTTGCCGATGCAGACGATGCGAGACCGACCGCTGGATGCCGGTGGTCTGACGCTGGATATGAGTGAGGCAGTATTTCTCCAGGTGTTGCGTGAAGATATTGCCAAGGTGCCTCATGTTAGTGGTATTAATAATCACATGGGTAGTCTGTTAACCCAGCATCCCGGTCACATGACATGGTTAATGCAAGAGATGGGTCGGCAGCAAGCCTTGTTTTTTATCGATAGTCGTACCACGCATTCCAGCATTGCCTATAACATCGCCCAGGAAAATAATATCCCTAGCGCAAAAAGAGATGTCTTTCTGGATGATGAGCGCGATGTTGTCTTAATTGAAAAACAGTTTGATCGTTTGCTGGATCTGGCGAGAAAAAATGGTCATGCCATTGCTATCGG is part of the Gammaproteobacteria bacterium genome and encodes:
- a CDS encoding S41 family peptidase — its product is MRLKTQKLLFILTGVVLGASLSIGSGVLAERDNGPAALPLKELREFSDVFNRIKSDYVEEVDDKELLENAIRGMLSGLDPHSNYLDTEEFEELRVGTTGEFGGLGIEVGMEDGFVRVVSPIDDTPAQKAGMQSGDLIIRLDDTPVKGMTLRDAVKIMRGEPGEPIMLTVVREGVERPLKVEIIRAIIKVRSVKSRVLEDGYAYVRISQFQSKTAKNLDEELEKLKEEMGEISGMILDLRNNPGGVLNGAVDVSDAFLQKGLIVYTEGRIDDSLMRFNAKPGDLLDGAPLVVLVNQGSASASEIVAGALQDHKRALVVGRKTFGKGSVQTIMPLSPETAVKMTTARYFTPSGRSIQAEGIVPDITFEKLKVTVVKTPFKAVREADLTGHLEHKNSENGDADIEADKGRKKGKVKNKDKDDTVNKDDATDKDEEKENTLAKTDYQLYEALNLLKGLVIYKESLN
- a CDS encoding peptidoglycan DD-metalloendopeptidase family protein, whose translation is MGCFFIPLTWANTQPDINADKNLQQIREQIEQIRNKISRNQKKESKLETGLRTLALSLARSTQVLRDIERRVYQQQRQLDELQQTRGRQSQRLDELNADLAKVIKAAYGLGRQGRLRLLLSSEDPAVLARNQIYFNYVADSQAALIKEIEQGMEALYSTESHIVAGKESLQELKRNKLAKRNDLQQQRARRQQLLQVLRKDLGQQENILERLLANERQLQALVDELQSLSLEEMELREQGSFRDMKGQLSRPLRGELLQHFGRQRQGSGLAAKGVVIQADAGSAVHAIFNGRVVFADWLRGFGMLIIIDHGSEFMSLYGQNQSLYKEVGEWVMSGEEIAGVGDGGVSAQQGLYFELREKGRPVNPQGWWVTD
- a CDS encoding divergent polysaccharide deacetylase family protein, which produces MGGHLDAARRVLQLPGPVACSFLPLAPYTRQLAQEAYVQNKEVLLHLPMQTMRDRPLDAGGLTLDMSEAVFLQVLREDIAKVPHVSGINNHMGSLLTQHPGHMTWLMQEMGRQQALFFIDSRTTHSSIAYNIAQENNIPSAKRDVFLDDERDVVLIEKQFDRLLDLARKNGHAIAIGHPYPETLAVLERRLSQLSKKIRLVPLNKLLLMHEVADLEEQKKWQTSLYPSHRAVKN